Proteins encoded by one window of Manduca sexta isolate Smith_Timp_Sample1 chromosome 12, JHU_Msex_v1.0, whole genome shotgun sequence:
- the LOC115448688 gene encoding 40S ribosomal protein S24: MSEGTATIRTRKFMTNRLLARKQMVCDVLHPGKPTVSKTEIREKLAKMYKVTPDVVFVFGFKTNFGGGKSTGFALIYDTLDLAKKFEPKHRLARHGLYEKKRPTRKQRKERKNRMKKVRGTKKSKVGAASKK, encoded by the exons GAAGGTACAGCGACTATTCGCACGCGCAAATTCATGACCAACAG ATTGTTGGCGCGCAAGCAAATGGTGTGCGATGTTCTGCACCCGGGCAAGCCGACCGTCAGCAAGACCGAGATCAGGGAGAAGCTGGCCAAGATGTACAAGGTGACGCCTGACGTTGTGTTCGTGTTCGGTTTCAAAACCAACTTTGGTGGTGGCAAATCGACCGGATTCGCGCTCATCTACGACACCCTGGACTTGGCTAAGAAGTTCGAGCCCAAGCACAGGCTGGCACGCCACGGCTTGTACGAGAAGAAGAGGCCCACACGCAAACAGCGCAAGGAACGCAAGAACAGAATGAAGAAGGTGCGCGGTACAAAGAAATCCAAAGTAGGCGCGGCCTCCAAGAAGTGA